A part of Schistosoma mansoni strain Puerto Rico chromosome W, complete genome genomic DNA contains:
- a CDS encoding putative galactose-1-phosphate uridylyltransferase, with translation MTNLLTSGHRRYNPLLDEWIIVSPHRIQRPWEGQIESDDRKLTEVTDVSVKCTKNPLSPESVRASGLITPNYQSVYTFHNDFPALVNVNGDCESVSLTSFRSVEENPLFACAPAQGDCLVTCFHPDSNKTLALMEQREILPVINEWCRITEKYFKMKNFQWLQIFENRGAAVGSSNTHPHGQIWACGFMPSLVLRLDKNQQNYALQHNGIPLLLDYAMQEKMNMINCASDSRVIICSTHWLVIVPWWACWPFETMILPHKRHILWLHELTEDEKYDLASVMQNLLVRYDNLFNTPFPYSMGWYQAPMCSSDEESLEDLKSKYKHWQLHAMYLPPLLRSSTVKKFMSGFELLAETQRDLLPETAADMLRETSTIHYTKRTL, from the exons ATGACTAATCTATTAACTTCTGGTCATAGACGTTATAACCCACTATTAGATGAGTGGATTATTGTTTCTCCACATCGAATTCAACGTCCTTGGGAAGGACAAATTGAATCCGATGATCGTAAACTCACAGAAGTAACTGACGTTTCTGTAAAATGCACCAAAAATCCATTGTCACCCGAGTCCGTTCGTGCAAGTGGCTTGATCACACCCAACTATCAATCTGTTTACACATTTCACAATGACTTTCCTGCTTTG GTTAATGTAAATGGTGATTGTGAAAGTGTTAGTTTAACGAGCTTCAGGTCTGTTGAAGAAAATCCATTATTTGCATGTGCGCCTGCACAAGGTGACTGTTTAGTTACTTGTTTTCATCCAGATTCTAACAAAACCTTAGCGCTGATGGAACAGCGTGAAATACTACCAGTTATTAATGAATGGTGCCGTATTACTGagaaatatttcaaaatgaagAACTTTCAGTGGTTGCAAATTTTTGAGAATCGAGGTGCAGCTGTTGGTTCGTCTAACACACATCCTCATGGCCAA ATTTGGGCATGTGGTTTCATGCCTTCACTAGTGTTAAGGCTTGATAAAAATCAACAGAATTATGCTCTTCAACATAATGGTATACCTTTGCTGTTGGATTATGCTATGCAAGAAAAAATGAATATGATTAATTGCGCATCGGATTCGCGTGTAATTATCTGTTCAACTCATTGGCTCGTTATTGTACCATGGTGGGCATGTTGGCCTTTCGAAACAATGATTTTACCTCATAAACGTCATATTCTCTGGTTACACGAATTAACTGAGGATGAGAAATATGACCTCGCCTCCGTAATGCAGAATTTACTTGTTCGTTATGATAATCTATTTAACACACCATTCCCGTATTCTATGGGTTGGTATCAAGCACCTATGTGCTCCTCCGATGAGGAGTCCTTGGAAGATCTCAAAAGTAAATATAAACATTGGCAGTTACATGCTATGTACTTACCTCCTCTGTTAAGATCATCTACAGTGAAAAAATTCATGTCTGGTTTTGAGTTATTAGCGGAAACCCAGCGAGATTTACTACCAGAAACAGCTGCAGATATGCTTCGTGAAACGAGTACAATCCACTATACCAAGCGAACATTATAA